In Hyla sarda isolate aHylSar1 chromosome 9, aHylSar1.hap1, whole genome shotgun sequence, the following proteins share a genomic window:
- the LOC130291652 gene encoding adenosine receptor A1-like isoform X1, which yields MTAASGVLLILNPPTPQDDSPFSILSTMNFSPAVSGSASSAPLVTKTNIPYLLTEVLTAVISVVGNTLICLAIINDRRLRTVTNNFLLSLATADILVGAVAIPCAIMLDLGVSNCSLYSCLLMLCNLMTFSLASIFGLLAVAVERYISILRPFHYRALVTPRSSVIVIICTWMLAALAGLMPLMGWRQPFPPERECLFSSLISESYMVYLIFFGCVVSPLITMLVLYARIFLEIRRQIRQIAEWAVDMSRRRRRRRVLVREFRMATSLFLVVFCFVVCWFPIHILNVIRLFCPQCVVPTDLVLSAVILSHANSAINPIIYVFRMRTFRRAIEATLSCSCGFGAVGSVTASSMGKAAHEQRGEGNLRDIPLPGT from the exons ATGACTGCAGCCTCAGGGGTTCTG CTGATCCTAAATCCTCCGACTCCTCAAGATGACTCTCCATTTTCCATCTTGTCTACCATGAACTTCTCGCCAGCTGTTTCAGGGAGCGCTTCCTCTGCCCCCTTGGTCACCAAGACTAACATTCCATACTTGTTGACAGAAGTGCTGACGGCAGTCATCTCAGTGGTGGGAAACACTCTAATCTGCCTGGCAATTATAAATGACCGCAGGCTTCGCACCGTCACTAACAACTTCCTGTTGTCTCTGGCTACTGCGGACATACTAGTGGGAGCTGTGGCCATCCCCTGTGCCATCATGCTGGACCTGGGCGTTTCAAATTGCAGTCTATATTCCTGTTTACTCATGCTCTGTAACCTCATGACATTTTCTTTGGCATCCATTTTTGGACTCCTCGCGGTAGCAGTAGAGCGCTACATCTCCATTTTGCGTCCCTTCCACTACCGGGCTCTGGTCACGCCGCGGTCTTCGGTAATAGTGATAATCTGCACCTGGATGTTGGCAGCACTCGCTGGCTTGATGCCACTTATGGGTTGGCGTCAACCATTCCCTCCTGAACGGGAGTGCCTCTTCAGTAGCCTCATCTCAGAATCTTACATGGTCTACCTTATATTTTTTGGCTGCGTGGTTTCACCACTGATCACCATGCTTGTGCTCTACGCTCGTATCTTCCTGGAGATTCGGAGGCAGATCCGACAGATTGCAGAATGGGCGGTGGACATGAGCCGAAGGAGGAGGAGGCGACGTGTTCTGGTCAGGGAGTTCCGAATGGCCACGTCGCTGTTCCTCGTCGTCTTCTGCTTCGTTGTTTGCTGGTTCCCTATTCATATCCTTAATGTTATACGACTCTTCTGCCCTCAGTGTGTGGTACCCACAGACCTTGTGCTCTCCGCTGTCATTCTCTCTCATGCCAATTCTGCTATTAATcccattatttatgtttttcggATGAGGACATTCCGACGGGCGATAGAAGCCACCTTGTCCTGCTCGTGTGGCTTCGGTGCTGTGGGAAGTGTCACTGCTTCCAGCATGGGAAAGGCTGCCCATGAACAGAGAGGTGAAGGCAACTTAAGGGATATTCCTCTGCCTGGAACCTAA
- the SNRPD2 gene encoding small nuclear ribonucleoprotein Sm D2, giving the protein MSLLNKPKSEMTPDELQKREEEEFNTGPLSVLTQSVKNNTQVLINCRNNKKLLGRVKAFDRHCNMVLENVKEMWTEVPKSGKGKKKSKPVNKDRYISKMFLRGDSVIVVLRNPLLAGK; this is encoded by the exons GAGTCTCCTAAACAAGCCGAAGAGTGAGATGACCCCGGACGAGCTGCAGaaacgggaggaggaggagttcaACACGGGGCCCCTGTCGGTGCTGACACAGTCCGTGAAGAATAACACCCAGGTTCTCATCAACTGCAGGAACAACAAGAAGCTACTGGGGAGGGTGAAGGCCTTTGACAG ACACTGTAACATGGTCTTGGAGAATGTCAAGGAGATGTGGACCGAGGTCCCGAAAAGTGGCAAAGGAAAGAAGAAATCCAAACCAGTCAACAAAGACAGATACATCTCCAAAATGTTTCTACGAGGTGACAGCGTCATAGTGGTGCTAAGGAACCCTCTGCTGGCTGGGAAGTGA
- the LOC130291652 gene encoding adenosine receptor A1-like isoform X2, with translation MVGFLIQLILNPPTPQDDSPFSILSTMNFSPAVSGSASSAPLVTKTNIPYLLTEVLTAVISVVGNTLICLAIINDRRLRTVTNNFLLSLATADILVGAVAIPCAIMLDLGVSNCSLYSCLLMLCNLMTFSLASIFGLLAVAVERYISILRPFHYRALVTPRSSVIVIICTWMLAALAGLMPLMGWRQPFPPERECLFSSLISESYMVYLIFFGCVVSPLITMLVLYARIFLEIRRQIRQIAEWAVDMSRRRRRRRVLVREFRMATSLFLVVFCFVVCWFPIHILNVIRLFCPQCVVPTDLVLSAVILSHANSAINPIIYVFRMRTFRRAIEATLSCSCGFGAVGSVTASSMGKAAHEQRGEGNLRDIPLPGT, from the exons ATGGTGGGATTCTTGATCCAG CTGATCCTAAATCCTCCGACTCCTCAAGATGACTCTCCATTTTCCATCTTGTCTACCATGAACTTCTCGCCAGCTGTTTCAGGGAGCGCTTCCTCTGCCCCCTTGGTCACCAAGACTAACATTCCATACTTGTTGACAGAAGTGCTGACGGCAGTCATCTCAGTGGTGGGAAACACTCTAATCTGCCTGGCAATTATAAATGACCGCAGGCTTCGCACCGTCACTAACAACTTCCTGTTGTCTCTGGCTACTGCGGACATACTAGTGGGAGCTGTGGCCATCCCCTGTGCCATCATGCTGGACCTGGGCGTTTCAAATTGCAGTCTATATTCCTGTTTACTCATGCTCTGTAACCTCATGACATTTTCTTTGGCATCCATTTTTGGACTCCTCGCGGTAGCAGTAGAGCGCTACATCTCCATTTTGCGTCCCTTCCACTACCGGGCTCTGGTCACGCCGCGGTCTTCGGTAATAGTGATAATCTGCACCTGGATGTTGGCAGCACTCGCTGGCTTGATGCCACTTATGGGTTGGCGTCAACCATTCCCTCCTGAACGGGAGTGCCTCTTCAGTAGCCTCATCTCAGAATCTTACATGGTCTACCTTATATTTTTTGGCTGCGTGGTTTCACCACTGATCACCATGCTTGTGCTCTACGCTCGTATCTTCCTGGAGATTCGGAGGCAGATCCGACAGATTGCAGAATGGGCGGTGGACATGAGCCGAAGGAGGAGGAGGCGACGTGTTCTGGTCAGGGAGTTCCGAATGGCCACGTCGCTGTTCCTCGTCGTCTTCTGCTTCGTTGTTTGCTGGTTCCCTATTCATATCCTTAATGTTATACGACTCTTCTGCCCTCAGTGTGTGGTACCCACAGACCTTGTGCTCTCCGCTGTCATTCTCTCTCATGCCAATTCTGCTATTAATcccattatttatgtttttcggATGAGGACATTCCGACGGGCGATAGAAGCCACCTTGTCCTGCTCGTGTGGCTTCGGTGCTGTGGGAAGTGTCACTGCTTCCAGCATGGGAAAGGCTGCCCATGAACAGAGAGGTGAAGGCAACTTAAGGGATATTCCTCTGCCTGGAACCTAA